DNA from Schistocerca gregaria isolate iqSchGreg1 unplaced genomic scaffold, iqSchGreg1.2 ptg000994l, whole genome shotgun sequence:
ACGCGCGTTTGGCGCGCGGGGGGCGCGGAAGAAAGCGTGCGGTTGGCGCGGCTGGGCGTTCGCAGGCGAAGCGGGTGGGGGCGCGGCGCGCGTGGTGGTGGACGAGTGAGAGCGCAAGGAGCGGGGGCGTCCCtgagcggcaaaaaaaaaaaaaaaaacagatgataAAAAAATTGAGCTTGATCCGGCTAATTTTGTTTGACGGACGGTTGTTTTATTCGGCAACGCGGCCTTAGAATTGATGTGCCGAAGGCCGCTGTGACTCAAACGCACTGGGGCTCCCCGCGTTCAGAACGACGACAGTTTATGTACGAAGGAGGAAGAGAGTCTACGCGCCGCGGTGGTGTGTGAAGTGTGTGTATGTGCTTCTTGCAGTATGTGTGTGCAGataggggggggggagtgagtgttTTTCTGACGAGGAGGCGGGGCGTGCGGCGAGCGCATCGGCGTCGAAAAAAGACGCGCAACGCAATTGGCGAATAGAAGAGGCGTTTGACAGAAAGCgttattttggtttttttttttttttttttttttttgagcagcggCACGTCATACGGCCCGGGGTCCAGTTTTTGGACGAGGGGCGAATGTGGTGGTGACACAGGCTGACGTTTTTTTTGTAGAGCGTGTTGTGCATGTATATTCAGATGTCCGAGCCTGGTTCGCCACTTGATGAGAAAAGTTGCGTGAGGGTCGCCGCGGTAGGCGGCGCGCTGGGTAGTAACAACGCGGTGGACAAGGCGGCGGCGTCGCGGCTTTGCGCAGCCGGGGCCGAGGGCGATAGATCCTCTCGACGAGTCGGCGCGGTGCTGCCCCCCTCGAGCGAAAGAGCTGGCGTTTCGCGTTGGGACCGAGTGTCAGAGAACTGGGGAGAAGGGACAGAAGCGCCTCGACGGCCGCGCTCCGAGACGACGCGCGTGTGCGACATGTTGTCGAACTCGCTGGCAAAGAGGATTAAGCTGAACGTCAAGAAGCAGATCGCCGAGGCGGAGGGATCGGGCGGCGACGGGGCTGGGAGCGAACCGACGCGTGACGGTTCGGGCGCCGTTCGGTCGACGAGCGAGGCCGACCTGCCGAAGCCGCGCCTCGACGGCGCCGGCGCGCCCCGTCCCACGCTGAAGGTCACGAGGAAGCGCGCGCCGGCTCCGGTCGCTGACGGCGGGGAGCCGGCGCCGTCGGCTCGCGAAACGTCGCGATCGGCGAAAAAGTGGGCGCCTTTAGACGGCGTTTCGCGCGACGTTTCGTCGCCTCGTTTGGAGAGTTGTGACGCGTCGGCGGGCGCCGGCTCGTCGGGCGTCGCGGAGCGATCCCCGTCGCCCAGACACGCGGCGGCGGACGGGGAGCTGCCGAGCGACGAGTCCAGTCGCCCGACGGAGGAGGAGGCGACGATgactgaggaggaggagggcgaTTCGTTAGAGGGTTTGTCGCTCAGTGAGACTTGGATTTCGGCGTCGGAGAGTCGTGCGACCAAGGCCAAGCGCCACGGCGCCGTTCCGACGAGGTCGGCCTCTCCTGGCGGGGAACAGTCGGTGCTGCTGAACGCGGCGTGTCTGAACTTGGTCTTGGAGCTGATGTCGCACGAATCTGCGTGGCCGTTCAACCGCCCGGTAGACCCGGTCCGAGAAGGCGCCTTAGATTACGAATCGATCATTCAGCACCCGATGGACCTCAGGACCATTCGAGACCGACTCAGGCGGAAAAGCATCGCCAACCTCTCTCAGTTCTGCGGTTTGGTCAACTTGGTCTGGTCGAACGCCTTCACGTACAATCCCGAGGGCACTCCCGTTCGACAACTGGCCGAGGACATggagcagcagtggcagaaaaaatgGGCCCTTCTGAAGTCTCAAATCCACCGAACGGATTCGGGCTATCGCCAATCGGAGGACCACTACGACCTCAGGTCGAGCGCTCCCAAACTGACGAGGGAGACGAGATCCACCAAGGGCGCCGCGCCTCCTTCCAGGCCCTCCATAAAGCGCACCAGGTCTGTCTCTCATCCGGCTGTCGACCCGAGACAGCTCGAACTCGAAAATCGTGTAAAACAGTTGCAAGAAACTCTCAAAAAAACCGAACAAACTCTTTCCCGCATCAAAAGAAACGGGCTAAATCAGCTCGTCCAGGCGCACCTCTCCTCCGCCCTGtcactaaatcccccccccccccccctcccgtgtcCAAACGGCCACCCGCGAAAGCGATGACCTGGCAAGAAAAAAGAATCCTTGCAAAGTCCCTTCAAACCCTTTCCCCTCAACACATCCCTTCTGTCGTTTCCCTAGTCGAAAAAGAGGCCCCAAACCTCGTCCCGGAATCCGGCAACGAGCTGTCTCTCGACCTGGACCTCTCCCCTCCAAACCTCCTCAGGAGCATCGAAGACTTCCTCAACTGCCTCGACCCGCCCCACCaaccccaaccaccctcctccgctCCCCAATCCGCACCTCAACCCCCTCCGGACAACCCCCCCGACCGCCAGTCCGACTCGTCCGACGACTCCGACTCGTCCGACGACTCCGACTCCGACTCCGACTCCGACTCCGACTCCGATTCCGACGACCGCTGCTCCAGCGTCCTCCCGCCCCACCTCGTCCCCGCCTCTCCCCCCCCGAAGGACAAACCCCCCCTcgttcttcaaaacgtcgactcgTGGTTCACTCTGTCCTCCTCCGACGACCCCCCCCACTCCCCGCTCAGCTTCTCCCTCCCCGACACGCCGTCGCACCGGCCGTCCTTCCTCGACAAGTCCCCGCCCACCGACGACGCGATCTGGTCCCAGTTCCGCATGCGCGACCTGCTCAACAAGCAGCGCCAAAAGGAGCGCCTGGAGCTGAAACAGCACCTGGAATCGCAGCAGCGCGAACAGCAAGAGCAGCTCAGACTGGAGGCGGAGCAACTCAAACTTCTCTCTCGCGCGACCGCGGAGGCGGAAAAGCTGAAGCATCAGCAAGAACTCATGCAACTCAGGAAAACCCAGCAGCAGGAACGGAAGAACGCCTCGCCGGGCATAGACATGCTGGCTCAAAGCATGGTCATGCATTCATTTGAAAAGGAAATGGAAAACGCTCGAAATCTTCACTCGTATAATTCCCAACAAATCTAGAAGatacaaattgtaaacaatttTGCTCTATCGCTGTAAAAAGTTTTTAATTTAAGCAAACTTTTTATATAATCGAACATAGtcgcttctttttttttccttcgtagTCTCGACCAGCAAAATTGAAAGAACTCGAGCGGACGTAGGCTCGAATCGCCTCGTCAAACGTATCCTTCAAACCTTGTTGAGTCAGTGCGGAGCACTCCTGATAACTCATCGCACCGATTTCTCCCGCCAACTTTTGGCCGTTCTCGTGCGAAATCGGCTTCTCACCTTTCTCCGAGAGGTGGCGGAGGATGTTGGCGTCGTCTCGAAGATCGCACTTCGTCCCCACCAACACGTACGGAGTGTCCGGACCTTGTTCAAGTGATTAGCGCACAATTCCGTCGGAAACAACCGAGAAAAAAAAACTCGTACAACGTTTCTCTCCACCGCGGGCCCTCACGAACACGCCCCCCGCGCACCAACACACGTACAATGATGCTTGATCTCCGGCCACCAGCGCTGCTCTATATTGTCGAAAGAGCTGGGATCAACTATTGAAAAACAGAGAAGAAAGACATCCGTTTGCGGATAACATAGCGCCCTCAGACGATCGTATTCCTCTTGGCCCGCCGTATCCCACAAGCCAAGGTTGTAGGGCATGTCATCCACCATCACTGCCGTGTTCTGGAAAAAACGCTTCGGTTATGCTATGCGAAACGTCGCGTCGATTGAAAAATTTTTCTTAACGTACATAATTGTCGAAAACCGTTGGGACATAGTCGGCTGGAAAGCTGTTCGACGAAAAGCTCATGAGCATGCAGGTTTTTCCCACGGCGCCTTAAGGGGTGCGACGTTAAAAAAGAGAGGTCAATTCCCAAAATTTTAGATGGTCGAACACATTTTCGAAAACCGGACAACGGCTGTTCCTCCCTGTCCTCTTCTGCACACGCGGTGAGACGAAGGTGACTTTTTCCTGCCCCAGGAATTCGTCCTCGGACCAGGTACCACCCACTTCCCGTGCACGGTCGCTTCTCCAAAAGGTCGCTATTTTCTTTTTCGCTGTGGTCGATCTGAATTCAAAAACGAACGGGACGGCACGTCAAGGCACGCGACTTGCAGGCAGGGAGACTGAGAGATCAAAACGCGCTCGCAAAAGCCAAACGTGTTTCGAGGAGGCCGGTTTCCCCTCGCACACGGCCCTCCGTTCGAGACGCGTCCGGTTTTGTGCACAGATCGGCCCCGCTACAAAAGCTGAGAAAACGGCCGTCGCTCTACGCCGAACATCGCACAGAGTGAGCCCTATTCAAACTCCATCATATATGTacatgcaaatatatatatatgtgtgtacaaCGCGCGCTCTCTCTCTCCGAGGGCGAAAAATCTATCTTCCCCCCACATGTGGATTTTTCGTGTATGATAGCGCAAGTCGCTACTTGCGCGCGTCTAGAAGGTGCCATTGATGTCGTCTCAGTTTCGCGAGTCTTCCAAATGTGAATCGTCACGCGCGTGCAACAGCGGGAGAAGCGCCGTTACGGCTGCTCCTCCAAATACAGcttcgacagagagagagagagagagagaggtacacacacgcacacacgcaggcTGGATATATGCTCTTATACAAGTACGCTACGCGACGGTGATTTGCGTGTCAACCTGGTCTACCTGTCATAAGACTAAGAAAAAAAACGCATGCACTCATAAAAGCGTACCATCACCGACTATCACACATTTAACAGCCTGCATTAAACAACTGCTTGTGCTAGGCCTTCACTGCAACTATTAAAAATGAAgcataaaagatttttttttcaaaacgtatATTATTTTAAGCGTGTGGAGACTCACACATGCCCACCCTATGTGCGTCCAATACTGACGAGCATCCCTCGGGCGCCGAGAGGAAAAATGCCGCTGCAGAGCAACTGATCTGCAATCCTAGCACACACTTTTGACGCAACGGGTGACTCGCACTGCGTGGCAATTTGTTGGTGTGAGATTACATGTGTatgcgttatatatatatatattgtacacaCATATAATTATTATGCGTCACGTGATAAACTTCCAGGTGTTTTTTTCCCTCCTATCTCAGTTCTGTGGTCAAACTTCAGATAACGGAGAACCCGCGCCGACTAGAATCGTCACCGAATAGACACTAACACTAACGTATGGAGGAAAATAACAGTGCgcgaaatctctgtcttccctctcTGCATCGAGCGCTTGAGGGAGACCGCCTCTCTCGAGGCGCGCCCTGCTTTAGCACATTTCACGTATAATACATATCACTCTGCACACACACTTAGCCCGCGACCTCTTTTGCGTTCACCTTTTTCACGGCTCGCGCGAAAACGTATACACGTGTACACACTGACGAACTAACCCCACCGAAGCAACACTGAACTAGCGCCCGCCACGCTTCCCCCACTCTGCCTTCGACTGCGTACTATCGAAAGCGAACAGGCGTGTTAACATGTTAGTATGTGTCCCTAGTGAGATTCAGACCAGACGTGCGTGTGAGTGGCCATTGCGTGTGTGATCGTGCGTAATAGACTCAGTGCGCCATCTTTTTTTTGCAGAGAGAGCAGCCAAGGCGCCCTTTGATACCGCCGCGCGAATTTTGCAATCTCGAGACAAAACGACCACCCACGTGTTACCTCGCGTATATCAAGGGTGCAGTCGACTCGAATGTCCTCCGCTCTCCCCTCATCGCAATCTCTCCTCTCCTCAGTGTCTGCTCAAAAAAACTTCTCGCCCATACATACGTACACAAAACATGCGATCAACTAACCCGCTATTCCTTTTCTCGAGAAACAAAACACGTACAGACTGGTCATTGTCGGCGATGGCGGCGTCGGAAAGTCCTGCCTGACAATCCAGTTTTGCCAAAACTACTTTGTCTCGGATTACGATCCAACCATCGAAAACATGTATCGAAAACAAGTGAGCATTGACAACGAGCCCTGCCTCCTAGAGATACTCGACACGGCAGGTCAAGAAGAATACAGCGCGATGAGGGATCAGTACATCCGCGTCGGCAAAGGGTTCCTCATCGTCTATAGCATCGTCAACCGAAGAAGCTTCGAGGAAATCGAAGAATTCAGAAACTCTATCCTCCGAGTAAGGGAGGTTGATCACTTTCCCATCATCCTTGTCGGAAACAAGTGCGACTTAGAGGCGTCCAGAGAAGTAGCTTACATTGAAGGACTAGAACTATCTAAGTCCTACAACTGTCCGTTCGTGGAGACATCCGCCAAAAACAGAATCCGCGTCGATGAATGCTTCTTAGAACTTGTGAAAGAGATAAGGAAATACGACCTCCAAAATGCGTCTCTAACCGAATCATCGACACAAAAGTCCACCTCGAGAAGAAGTGGTATCTGCGTCGTTGTCTAGCTCAAATAAGCCATCACCTAGCGAATGAATCTGCTCACTGCGTTGTAAAAAGTTTTTGTCATGGAGGGGAAAATTTTCACAAAAAGTCGTCCCTCTTTCAAAATATTGCAACAAAACCACACCCAATAAAACTGAAAACGATAGTAACTAGACCATGTTCGATAAAATTCATGCGTAACAACGTGTACACCACTCCCCTTAAAATAACTATGAACTAACGCTGTCAAAAAGAGAGGACGATTTATCTGCGGAGAAATATTCGTTATCGCCCTGAACACAATTCTTTCTCAATCACACTCTAATAGGGTCACGTGATGACGGGATCCTTCGCAGAGGTCTCCCTCCCACGCTCTCTGTTCTTCAGATTTTTGCCTCTGTCAAAACTCCCACTGAACATCAAAAACCTCATGGCCCATTCGCGAGTGCGGTCAATCAACTGCTGGTAGACGGACGGACGAGGCCCGATAAATACCTGCCCAGCCTGAGAATCGATCTTCGCATTGAGCTTGAAGTTTCGAATCAAACTCGCAATCCACTCCTCAGACGTTTCAAAGTCCATGCCAAGCTTCCTGCAATGAAAATAGAGGcgttaaatttttgaaaaaacgCGCATTTACAGTCGTACGCCAAAATTTTTTGCAAAAACACATTTGTAATTGTACGGCGTACTTGGTCACGAAGCAATTGTGAACTTTGAAGTAGATCTCGAGCGCGCTAAGCCGCGCACTCTGCATGAATTCTTCCTTGAACGGGTACAGGAAATAGTCCTGCTCGAAGACCTATGCGGTGTGCATGGGGAAACGCGAGGTTAGAACTGTTAAACCCGTGCGCGAGAAATCGACTGCGACATACTTTTTCACATTGTACCAAAATTTGGTCGGCGAGTTCGAAGTCAAATTGAACGAACAGAGCTTCCGTGAACTGAGTAATTGGATCGGAATAGGTGTTCCAGCCGTGTTCGACGATTTTTTGGATGTCCTTGATCGTTTTACGTTTTTTGGTAATGATCAAGGCAACTGCGAGATAGCGTCGAATGTAAGGACACGTGGTCTGAATAGTGCCGTAATATCGATCGTTAGAAAACAGCTCAATGCACTGAGAACAGACGGAAAGGTTGCTAAAATAGACAAAGAGCGACCAATGAATAAGCCAAGTCCGCTGTTGAAGCTGGACGAGAGGAGACGTGTTAGTCGTGTGGTCAATAGTATCTCGAATAAGATTGACGGTCACGAGAGCATCATCCCAGTATTGTAATAAAATGTAAACAGCAAGCCTTCCCCATAGCGCGTGAAGGTGTAATTCTGGATCAGAAGATAGCTCTCGGAAATGCATCAAATAACTGAAAGGACGAAGTGAGTCTCTCCTATTTTCGCACCGCAAAAAACGAGATGTTAAAACGTACTCGGCAGCCGTCGCGTAATCTCCGCACTCGTATTTAAATTTTGCCAAATCATACAGCGCGCTGAGATGAGCGGAGGTAATCGAATAGTACTCCTCGAGGTACGACATGGTGTATTGCTTATTTTCATGAAGGGATTTAACCATGTTGATGTCCTGAATCAACTTCAGCAGTGGGATGGCCGCATTTTGTAGAACTTCATTTTGCTGTAGAACCTTTTCGCGCTTTTCCTTCATCTCTGCAAAAAAAACGCGTTAATGAACGATTTGGACCAAACCAGCCCATCACGTCTTCCCACGAACCCTGTGGTATATTGTCGTCGCCGTAAATAGATGCGTGAATTTCTATTAGCAAATCGATCATGTTTGATGATTTTAGTAGGTTGTACTTAGCCAGCTTGATGTCGCCTTCATCGTAGATCTTTGCGAAAAATCCTTAGTCACATCTACTCAAAAAAAATAAGAGGCGCATTCGAGGACCGGCCGTACTCTGTTTTCTTCAAGAAAGCTGAGTAGAAGCAGAACATGGTGGCGATCTAGAAAGGGAATGATCTTCGGAGTCAAATCCCAAGTTTGGACATCGTCTGTTGATGCATCGTCGTTCATGACGGCCAAATGTTTCAAAACAGACCCGGCGATACAGAACAACCCGAGGAtaggtttaaaaaaaaagagaatgtgcgataattttttttaatgaacgatGACAGGCGTAAAAAAAACCCGCTGTGAATCTGCCATATTGAGACCCGAAAAAGCCCTACGAAGCGGAGCTGATCGAAGAAGCGTTCGATTGGTTAGAGGGGGAGTTCTTGTCGTGCAAGAAGCTTTCGTAAGAATAAGGATACTTGTCTATGGTGTCCAGCCAATTTGAAAAGCTGAAAGTACAACAAAGGTCAGCCAAGTGGAGAGCGGAAGGGTGGTGGGTTGAAGGGGGCGCGTACATTTTGTCTTCTACCTCCTTTTTGTATATATTAGGTACAACGTGCCGGTCTCGAAACTCGTCTATAGCGGCTCTTTCCTCAATCCATAGAATTTGTGCATCTGAGGGCCGGTTCTTGTTGTACTGATCGTAAAGGCACTGAAATAAGGGGATGTGAGGGGAGTCTTGCGTATTGGTTCGCACATCGCTTAGGAAAAAAGACGTACCTCGTCTAAATAGAGGCCTTCAGCCGGAGCCATGTGAATTCCTGGAGTCGGTGAGTCGGTGAAAAACAAGTCGATGACATCTTCGCTCTGGCCGTCTCTAACGACGTTGATGGTCAAGGCTtcatgaaagttaaaaaaaattccgTTGGgagatattaaaaaacaaaaatttggacaTTAAATCGTACCTACCATCTTTCTGATTTGGTTCAGCATGAAGCTTTGTCCAATCACGGTTATTTCGACCCACTCGATTGGCCCTATCGTTATTGGCTCGGAGCACTGAGTCGATAGAGGTCAGTTTTGGCGCTGATGGAAGAGGGCTTTGTCGTGCGAATGGCGAGGTTGTACCGTCAGAGATTTCATTACGCGCACCGCTTTTGGACTGTTATACGGGACCCGAGAGGTGAACTTGTGATAGTTTCGAGCTCCCAAGAATTTGGACAGAACTCGGTTGACGTAATTTCGCGTGTATTCGTCAAAGTGCCATTTGTCTGTCGAAGGGGGTTTTTTTGAAGGCGCAAACAAAAAGCTTGGCAAGACGTATTTGTATCGTCTCACGTCGACGCGCGTTCGACACCGAAAGCCCTTGCCGACTTTTTTTGCGCCGAAGACGCGAATGTCTTGAGGAAGCACTGAATTGATTTGATCGACGAATTCAGGAACTTGTCTGTTTCACGCGTCAAACGGtcagattcgaaaaaaaaaaatttcactttttcttTACACGAACCGCATAGCCAGAGAAACGTTGTTGGCGACGGCCGACACGCCCTTGTCGGTTCTCGCGGCGCACATCCACGCCACTTTTTCCCAGCTGCCCAAATTGCAAGGGTCTATGGCGCTCACTTTGCCGAATGCGTCGATAAGGCTCTGTTCTATGGTGTTGGCGCCTGGATTTCTTTTGGGGAGTCAGTTGTCGGACTGGAAGTTCGTGCGCGGAGCCCGAGGCGTACCGTTGGAGTCCTTGATAGGCGTCTCCAAGATATCCGAACACGATGATGgccttgatttttttaaattgcttgtTCTTTAGACTAGAGGGCATGGCGGGATCGTCTTGAGAAACGTTGTGATGTTCACGTTCGTTCTCTAGTTTCGTGATCTTTCGACAGAGATCTTGGTCTTCGGGATCGCTTTTGTCAGGCGTGTGCGGGCGCTTAAAAAGGCTCATCGCAGCGGGGACTTGAATGGTCGACGCACACTCCGGCGCGAGATCGCCCGCTCCTTCTGAATTCTCGCCGTGACTTTGAGGACGGTCAAAGGAATCCAAGAGAGCCATCTAGGCGGAATACAAAATCGTACGATTTCTCTTCGAAAAGTcgcgagacaaaaaaaaaaaaaaaaagtagaccaGTTGGTCTCAAAAGTCAGAAATCCCCGAGTATGAGCAGTGAGAAAAATGCTCGCTCACTGTCGTATGCTCAGCGCAAGGCATGGAATGCCAACTCGATCCGTAtcgcataaaaaaaaaacagaaaggaaAAGGATTGCCAcccaaaagttgaaagaaaaccctCTGTACTTGATCGATCGCGTAAGTTTTATACAAAGCAAGCTGAGCGGACGTGTGGGACCCGTACCTAACACAAACCTTCACAGGAAAAACCCAAGCCAAGAAAGTTGGATCTGAAGTATCCACTGCAATCGCTTCCGAGTAGCACGAAACCTTCGTACGGATTCGCCACTCCCAAAAGCACGTGCGTTTGGTCTTTTTTCTGACTTTTTTTGCGAAAATAGCGGATGGCTTGACCCCCTCGGAAACACTGAGAACCTGCCATTTCTGATCAAGAGGACTTTGAACAAGCAACTGCCGGTGTATTCCGACATAAAGAACGGCGGAACGCGTCACCTGACCGTGCTGAGGAGATACTACGGAAACACCAATGAATTGATTCAGGAGATTCGGCGGCTGGTGGGCGATGAATACACGGTGGAGGAAAAGTTGGGAAAAATTGTAATCAGCGGACACCACGTCACGAAGATAAAATACTGGCTGAGGAAGCTGGGATTTTAAGACGGCAGTGTGAAACGGTCAAAAACGTGACATATCTATATTTTTGTTTTGAACGAAGAGGcactttttttattttccctccGTTGGATTCGACAATGCTGTGCCGCAAATCGGTCGCACGTGTACGGTCCTCATGCGTAAACCCGCGTGCCACGAGCGGGGGCCAATactaaaacacaaaattttgaatagGTGAAGCTTGATCGAAAACGTTTTTTTTTGTACGCGAAGGGACGCGTCTGTTCGCATGTCAAAAGACGTCGCGGCCGATCGGCTTGACAAGGTGGCGAGCGGCCGCGAGCCGTACAGCCACGTGCTCGACTACGCCGTTGGCATCGTGCCCAGCGCGTCCGCATTGGACGAGCTCGAAAGAGTGCAGTCCAAGTTTGAACCAGCTGCCATGATCAAAGTGCCAAGGGAGTCTTTGAGACTGACGCTGGTCACATTGGCGAgcgacctggacagggacgccaaaAAAATGGCTCGAGTCAGAGAAGTACGTGCGCGTACCGCGAGCGTCTAGATCTGACCTGATCTTTTTTTTGAAGGCGATCAACCGAGCAGCGCGCGAAGCAAAACCTATAGACATAACTATAGGGGGAATAGGGTGCTGGCCAAAATGGAACAAGGTGCGCGAGGTATGTCAAAAGAGAAAGGAAAGGGTCCTCAATGCGCGGTGGTCACAACAATCTTGCAGATCTGGGTAggcgttacggacggaaaagaaaaATTAGCAGATTTGAGTCGCAGAATTCAGGCGTACATCGAAACAACTCAAAGCGAAGCACGGCCAATTCGATCTCCCCATAGAGCGAAAATTCGCATAGGCATATGGAAGGACATCTACGTCAGCTCAATGCAAGGTGAGCTAGCCAAAGAGATATCAGAAAGTATAAACAGCTTCCCCATCGCCCATTTTATCAGTACGTCGTGTACACACGGGTTTGCTTTGTGTGGCGCGAAAAAGACCCCACTTTCTGACCAAGTTTTTTCTCCAAGCGAATGAGCTTTCGCTATTTGCAACAAGGCCCGACGAAACGTCCGTTTCAATCCATTCGACATCTTTGGGAAAATAACAGGCTACTTGCCATACACTCCCGTTAAAAATTTTTTCGTTCCTGTTGGTCTCATATTTTTCGCCGAGCAATTTTTTTatcctatttttcttttttttctgcaatCCCCAAGAGGGTCGCCGGGCTAGCTCCATTTCGGCAGAGCGCCAACACGTCTGTCACGTGCTTCGTTCAATGACGAACATGAGCGAAGCCTCGCGTGAATTCTCGTGGCCGCTTTCTTCTGCAGAAATTCTCGAGGACTTGAATAGTTTGAGGAAAGCAAGGACTGATCCCAAGTTCTTAAGTTCGCTCGTTTCTGGTCACAAAAAGGGCCAGAGCGATTTCGTTCAAggttagtaaaaaaaattttttgcttGTGAAAAATGATTGACCTCTTTTCAGCGGCCGAGCCACCCGCAGAACGTTCATTGCACAAATGGAGCCAGATGACCCTAGAAGAGTTCAGGGATGAGCTGGCAAAGGTCTCCGAAAAATACTCGGCCATTCAAGACCAGCTGTTCGAAGACGTCTACGATACAAGTCTTACATCTGCCGCTCTACATAAACGGCTACAAGAGACCCAAGAAGACTTAGAGGACCTATCAACAGAGCTAAGCAGGCTCGGGACGCACTATGAGACCATGCTGGAAGCTCTTTCCGGTGAACACGCATAAAAATTCAATTACCAATGTGGCGGCAAGAAAGTGACTGCCATTCTTGGTCTCAAACGCATTGAACGATCATTAGTCGGATTTTTTTTAGAACTCATTTTAGAGAATTCGGGGAAATATACGGCACatacaaaattttgtatttatttgtcaAGTTTTCGAGGggtgctatctctctctctctcgacctcAAAAATGAGTTCTACAGCATTGAAAAAATCACTCACGGATGCCTACATGGCATTTCGCGAGGAATTTCACGGGGAAAGGTTTGGCACTGTTTCGGATGACGAAGTTAATGTACCACTCGACAGAGAGGAGTACGATGCCATCGAGCTCAGAACGAGTTTGAAATCAAGCGAGCATAAACACAGAGATCAAGAGGCCATCAATTTGGCGGCGGCACCGATATGGCTGGGCTTAGTGAAGCCCATAGAGAGAAAGCTAGAAAGCATTGAGAACGATTGTACGGAGGGAAAAAACTCTTCAAGAGAGCGCAGCTAACACCCGTGCACACAGTGACGGCATTTTCTAGGAAGTTAGATCAAGGCGATTCATTTGGACTGAGTcgaaaagaagaacaagaagtgCTCATGTCACGATCGAGACAAATAACGAATGTACGTGCGTGAAATAAAAAGTAGGACCTTTGTGTTTTTAACGGAACCTTTTGTTAGGCCTTTAAAGCTGCAAAAATGGAAGTTACTAGCCTCAACAACTATACGGACATGAAGCCGCAGGAGGCCTATAT
Protein-coding regions in this window:
- the LOC126326531 gene encoding ras-like protein rasD, which codes for MLKQNTYRLVIVGDGGVGKSCLTIQFCQNYFVSDYDPTIENMYRKQVSIDNEPCLLEILDTAGQEEYSAMRDQYIRVGKGFLIVYSIVNRRSFEEIEEFRNSILRVREVDHFPIILVGNKCDLEASREVAYIEGLELSKSYNCPFVETSAKNRIRVDECFLELVKEIRKYDLQNASLTESSTQKSTSRRSGICVVV
- the LOC126326530 gene encoding ras-related C3 botulinum toxin substrate 1-like, which encodes MQAVKCVIVGDGAVGKTCMLMSFSSNSFPADYVPTVFDNYNTAVMVDDMPYNLGLWDTAGQEEYDRLRALCYPQTDVFLLCFSIVDPSSFDNIEQRWWPEIKHHCPDTPYVLVGTKCDLRDDANILRHLSEKGEKPISHENGQKLAGEIGAMSYQECSALTQQGLKDTFDEAIRAYVRSSSFNFAGRDYEGKKKKRLCSII
- the LOC126326528 gene encoding uncharacterized protein LOC126326528, whose product is MSKDVAADRLDKVASGREPYSHVLDYAVGIVPSASALDELERVQSKFEPAAMIKVPRESLRLTLVTLASDLDRDAKKMARVREAINRAAREAKPIDITIGGIGCWPKWNKVREIWVGVTDGKEKLADLSRRIQAYIETTQSEARPIRSPHRAKIRIGIWKDIYVSSMQGELAKEISESINSFPIAHFITNELSLFATRPDETSVSIHSTSLGK
- the LOC126326527 gene encoding uncharacterized protein LOC126326527, with translation MNDDASTDDVQTWDLTPKIIPFLDRHHVLLLLSFLEENRIYDEGDIKLAKYNLLKSSNMIDLLIEIHASIYGDDNIPQEMKEKREKVLQQNEVLQNAAIPLLKLIQDINMVKSLHENKQYTMSYLEEYYSITSAHLSALYDLAKFKYECGDYATAADYLMHFRELSSDPELHLHALWGRLAVYILLQYWDDALVTVNLIRDTIDHTTNTSPLVQLQQRTWLIHWSLFVYFSNLSVCSQCIELFSNDRYYGTIQTTCPYIRRYLAVALIITKKRKTIKDIQKIVEHGWNTYSDPITQFTEALFVQFDFELADQILVQCEKVFEQDYFLYPFKEEFMQSARLSALEIYFKVHNCFVTKKLGMDFETSEEWIASLIRNFKLNAKIDSQAGQVFIGPRPSVYQQLIDRTREWAMRFLMFSGSFDRGKNLKNRERGRETSAKDPVIT
- the LOC126326532 gene encoding uncharacterized protein LOC126326532, translated to MTNMSEASREFSWPLSSAEILEDLNSLRKARTDPKFLSSLVSGHKKGQSDFVQAAEPPAERSLHKWSQMTLEEFRDELAKVSEKYSAIQDQLFEDVYDTSLTSAALHKRLQETQEDLEDLSTELSRLGTHYETMLEALSGEHA